Proteins from one Hydrogenivirga caldilitoris genomic window:
- the secY gene encoding preprotein translocase subunit SecY, with protein MIDYLKNIFAFEDLRRRFLYTLLMFAIYRLGSHIPIPGVDVLALEDFFKSLQGTLFSLYDIFSGGNLSRMTVFALGVMPYISASIMMQLLTVAIPELQRLAKEEGDYGRYKINEYTKYLTLFVAFIQSIGVAFWLQNQTSPRGFPVVPDAGFLFIFVAVLTLVAGTMFLVWMGERITEKGIGNGMSLLIFAGIVASFPNAVIGLIDRLKSGDLTPFTVAGAIVMVLLVIIGIVYIQEAERRIPVQYPRRVVGRQEYRGGSTYLPIKINPAGVIPIIFAQSLLIIPSSVLTFIQHPIAQAIYDAFNPTAIFYNFLYVMLIVFFTYFYTAVMINPVEVADNLRKGGAFVPGVRPGLETQKFLETVINRLVFVGALFLSVVAIIPLFISLQLNVPFYFGGTTALIVVGVALDTLKQVEANLITKKYKGYVRKRR; from the coding sequence GTGATAGATTACCTCAAGAATATATTCGCTTTTGAGGACCTGAGGAGAAGGTTCCTTTACACCCTCTTGATGTTTGCCATATATAGGCTGGGGAGTCATATTCCCATACCTGGCGTAGATGTTCTCGCCCTTGAGGATTTCTTTAAGTCACTCCAAGGGACTCTCTTCAGCCTATACGATATATTCTCGGGGGGAAACCTCAGCAGGATGACTGTCTTTGCCCTCGGGGTTATGCCTTACATATCTGCCTCAATAATGATGCAGCTTTTAACTGTTGCCATACCAGAACTTCAGAGGCTTGCAAAGGAGGAGGGAGATTACGGGAGATACAAGATAAACGAGTACACAAAGTATCTGACATTGTTTGTTGCCTTTATACAGTCAATAGGTGTGGCTTTCTGGCTTCAAAATCAGACCTCCCCACGAGGCTTTCCCGTTGTCCCTGATGCAGGCTTTCTCTTTATATTCGTTGCTGTTCTGACTTTGGTTGCGGGCACTATGTTCCTTGTATGGATGGGTGAGAGGATAACCGAGAAGGGAATTGGTAACGGTATGTCTCTACTTATATTTGCAGGTATCGTTGCGAGTTTCCCAAATGCGGTTATCGGTCTCATAGACAGGTTAAAAAGCGGAGACTTAACACCCTTCACCGTTGCGGGTGCCATTGTAATGGTGCTCCTCGTAATCATAGGTATAGTGTACATACAGGAGGCTGAGAGAAGGATACCCGTTCAATATCCGAGGAGGGTCGTGGGAAGGCAGGAGTACAGAGGAGGTTCAACCTATCTGCCTATAAAGATAAACCCCGCCGGGGTTATACCTATAATATTTGCCCAATCTCTATTGATAATACCTTCAAGCGTTCTTACCTTTATACAACATCCAATAGCTCAAGCCATATACGATGCCTTCAATCCCACAGCGATTTTCTATAACTTCCTCTACGTAATGCTTATAGTCTTCTTCACTTACTTCTACACCGCTGTGATGATAAACCCTGTTGAGGTAGCTGACAACCTGAGGAAGGGAGGAGCATTCGTGCCCGGAGTCAGACCGGGACTTGAAACTCAGAAGTTCCTTGAAACTGTGATAAACAGGCTTGTGTTCGTAGGTGCCCTCTTTCTATCTGTAGTTGCCATAATCCCGCTTTTCATAAGCCTTCAACTTAACGTGCCCTTTTACTTCGGCGGAACCACAGCTCTCATAGTCGTCGGAGTTGCCCTTGACACCCTGAAGCAGGTTGAAGCCAACCTGATAACCAAAAAGTATAAGGGTTACGTAAGGAAGAGGAGGTAG
- the rpmD gene encoding 50S ribosomal protein L30: protein MAKKKSGKKLLKVTLVRGLAGKPESHVQAVRSLGLRKPGQSRLLEDNPMVRGNIRKAHYLIQVEEASDETA from the coding sequence ATGGCTAAGAAGAAGTCTGGTAAAAAGCTTTTAAAGGTAACCCTTGTGAGAGGTCTTGCTGGAAAACCTGAATCTCATGTTCAGGCTGTCAGAAGCCTCGGTCTTAGGAAACCCGGACAGTCCAGGCTACTTGAGGATAACCCTATGGTAAGGGGTAATATCAGAAAAGCCCATTACCTGATACAAGTGGAGGAAGCAAGCGATGAAACTGCATGA
- a CDS encoding HAMP domain-containing protein: MEKEGLLGRLTVYVTAGSLFSVLITLGVLYVVLNITDVPSYKIPKIMLFSAAVITLAFTLPIFFVRAVFYKLILERIDHMIDAMERVSKGDLETPIKPETNDEFGHMAEAFEKMRVNIKELISQLEGELDRKR, translated from the coding sequence GTGGAAAAAGAGGGGCTTTTGGGTAGGCTTACGGTTTACGTTACCGCTGGTTCATTGTTCAGCGTCCTTATAACTCTCGGTGTCCTTTATGTGGTGCTTAACATAACCGACGTGCCTTCTTACAAGATACCTAAGATAATGCTCTTCTCTGCAGCCGTTATAACCCTTGCCTTTACACTACCGATATTTTTCGTTAGGGCTGTATTCTACAAGCTGATACTTGAAAGGATTGACCATATGATAGACGCCATGGAAAGGGTAAGCAAGGGAGACCTGGAAACACCCATAAAGCCAGAAACCAACGACGAGTTCGGTCATATGGCTGAAGCCTTTGAAAAGATGCGCGTTAACATAAAGGAACTCATATCCCAGCTGGAGGGAGAGCTTGATAGGAAGAGGTAA
- a CDS encoding HAMP domain-containing protein, which yields MIGRGKKYRSILYKILDIVFIGSLLAAVLVFFVFFFALVNNDVPEEVAWKYALGSTLFLVLCWFVGPILIIQLLIEWTILRPIKEMTKRLEKMSEGDLDTPLEIQGRYLEINRLAESFERMRLSLKALIRRLKKHES from the coding sequence TTGATAGGAAGAGGTAAAAAGTACAGGAGCATACTTTACAAAATTCTGGATATCGTCTTTATAGGGTCTCTGCTCGCTGCCGTGCTGGTGTTTTTTGTCTTCTTCTTTGCCCTGGTGAACAACGATGTTCCGGAAGAGGTAGCCTGGAAGTACGCCCTCGGTTCAACTCTTTTCCTCGTTCTATGCTGGTTTGTGGGTCCAATACTGATAATTCAGCTCCTGATAGAGTGGACGATACTCAGACCCATAAAAGAGATGACAAAACGTTTAGAGAAGATGAGTGAGGGAGACCTTGATACACCCCTGGAGATTCAGGGGCGTTATTTAGAGATAAACAGACTAGCCGAGTCCTTTGAGAGGATGAGACTATCCCTCAAGGCTCTCATAAGAAGGTTAAAGAAGCATGAGTCCTGA
- the lysS gene encoding lysine--tRNA ligase → MEEARLKKLQELRKRNINPYPYKFEVTDFIGSVRRKFETDPPEGFKVRIRGKAKRVSKTEEGYMVRLSDEENVEILVFTREEGLKQNEEYTFEGLLSRVEGKLSLTQAVLSEGDTESIRALKERFDSEPKEEKVSLGGRVVALRTMGKAVFGHIQDLTGKIQIYLKKDLVGDERFSFFNEFIDLGDIVGVEGELFRTQTGELTVEVHNFQLLAKCLHPLPEKWHGLKDVEVRYRQRYLDLIANPDARRTFLLRSKLISELRKFFDDRGFIEVETPILQPIASGANAKPFMTYHNYLEMNLYLRIAPELYLKRLIVGGFPRVYELGRNFRNEGVDRTHNPEFTMVEFYAAYWDYNDLMKFTEELFAHLLERTVGTLKLIYEGKEIDFTPPLRKVRYFDLLKEKTGRDKEFFLHNLSGLRELAKELDITNYDKLTHAKLIDKVFEKVAEEDLIQPTFVIDFPKILSPLAKTHREDSELVERFELIVATYEVANAYTELNDPADQRERFVEQIKEKEMGDEEAMAMDEDFIRALEYGMPPTAGEGIGIDRLVMILTNTDTIRDVILFPHMRPQ, encoded by the coding sequence ATGGAAGAGGCAAGATTGAAGAAACTTCAAGAGCTGAGAAAAAGGAATATAAACCCCTACCCTTACAAGTTTGAGGTTACGGACTTCATAGGAAGCGTCAGAAGGAAGTTTGAAACCGACCCGCCGGAGGGTTTTAAGGTTAGGATAAGGGGAAAGGCAAAGAGGGTCTCAAAAACGGAAGAAGGTTACATGGTGAGACTCTCCGACGAGGAAAATGTGGAAATCCTGGTGTTCACAAGGGAAGAAGGGCTTAAACAGAACGAAGAGTATACCTTTGAAGGGTTGCTATCAAGGGTTGAGGGAAAGCTCAGTTTAACTCAGGCGGTCCTATCAGAAGGCGATACCGAGAGCATAAGAGCTCTGAAGGAAAGGTTTGATTCGGAGCCCAAAGAGGAAAAGGTTTCCCTCGGTGGGAGAGTTGTGGCTCTGAGAACCATGGGGAAGGCTGTGTTCGGGCACATACAGGACCTTACAGGGAAGATTCAGATATACCTCAAGAAGGACCTTGTGGGTGATGAGAGGTTTTCTTTCTTCAACGAATTTATTGACCTTGGGGACATAGTGGGGGTTGAAGGTGAGCTTTTTAGAACTCAGACAGGGGAACTAACCGTTGAAGTTCACAATTTTCAACTCCTTGCCAAATGCCTTCATCCATTGCCAGAGAAGTGGCATGGGCTTAAAGATGTTGAAGTCAGGTACAGACAGAGATATCTTGACCTCATAGCCAACCCAGATGCAAGGAGAACCTTTCTGCTCAGGAGCAAGCTCATAAGCGAATTGAGGAAATTTTTTGATGACAGGGGTTTTATTGAAGTTGAAACCCCAATACTCCAACCCATAGCCAGTGGAGCAAATGCAAAACCCTTTATGACCTACCATAACTACCTTGAAATGAACCTCTATCTGAGGATAGCTCCGGAGCTTTACCTGAAGAGACTGATAGTTGGTGGTTTTCCAAGGGTTTACGAGCTGGGAAGGAACTTTAGAAACGAAGGCGTGGACAGAACCCACAACCCAGAGTTCACAATGGTGGAATTCTATGCAGCTTACTGGGACTACAATGACCTGATGAAGTTCACGGAAGAGCTGTTTGCCCACCTACTTGAAAGAACAGTAGGCACCCTGAAGCTTATCTACGAGGGGAAGGAGATAGATTTTACACCGCCTCTCAGAAAGGTCAGGTATTTTGACCTGCTGAAGGAGAAAACAGGGAGGGATAAGGAGTTCTTCCTTCATAACCTCTCAGGGCTAAGAGAGCTCGCCAAAGAGCTTGATATAACCAATTACGACAAACTCACCCATGCGAAGCTGATAGATAAAGTCTTTGAGAAGGTGGCAGAGGAGGACTTGATTCAACCTACCTTTGTAATAGATTTTCCAAAAATACTATCCCCGCTTGCCAAGACCCACAGGGAAGACAGTGAATTAGTTGAGAGGTTTGAGCTTATAGTCGCTACCTATGAGGTCGCCAACGCGTACACGGAGCTAAATGACCCTGCAGACCAGAGGGAGAGGTTTGTTGAGCAGATAAAGGAGAAAGAGATGGGGGACGAAGAAGCTATGGCCATGGATGAGGACTTCATAAGAGCTCTTGAGTACGGGATGCCCCCAACAGCCGGTGAAGGAATAGGGATAGACAGACTGGTTATGATCCTCACAAATACCGATACGATAAGGGACGTGATACTTTTCCCTCACATGAGACCTCAATAG
- the rplX gene encoding 50S ribosomal protein L24, which translates to MAWKIKKGDTVLVVRGSKAKKGQSGKVVRVIPEKNRVIVEGVNLVKKHLKEIPNVREGGIVEVEAPIHVSNVMLVCPNCNKPTRVGFRLVEEKGVLRKYRFCKKCNENIDLVREKQLRG; encoded by the coding sequence ATGGCGTGGAAGATAAAGAAAGGAGACACCGTATTAGTAGTTAGGGGTAGCAAAGCTAAGAAGGGGCAAAGTGGTAAGGTTGTCAGAGTTATTCCCGAAAAGAACAGGGTTATAGTTGAAGGCGTTAACCTCGTTAAGAAGCATCTTAAAGAAATACCAAACGTCAGGGAAGGTGGAATTGTTGAGGTTGAAGCCCCCATACATGTAAGCAACGTTATGCTTGTGTGTCCTAACTGTAACAAGCCAACCCGTGTGGGTTTCAGGCTCGTTGAGGAGAAGGGTGTGCTAAGGAAGTACAGATTTTGTAAGAAGTGTAATGAAAACATAGACCTTGTTAGGGAAAAACAGTTGAGAGGTTAA
- the rplF gene encoding 50S ribosomal protein L6, translated as MSRIGKNPIPIPDGVKVHLKGNEITVEGPKGKLSMNFHPDMKVTVDEKEKQIRVERPTERAFHKALHGTTAALIRNMVKGVTEGFTVVLEVQGLGYRAAVKGNALELSLGKSHPDIYPIPKGISIEVKGNEIHVSGVDKQMVGQVAAEIRAFRKPDPYKGKGIRYKGEALKLKPGKAAGKK; from the coding sequence ATGTCAAGAATTGGGAAGAACCCGATACCTATCCCTGATGGTGTTAAGGTTCATTTAAAGGGAAACGAGATAACCGTTGAAGGACCGAAAGGTAAGCTTTCCATGAATTTTCACCCGGACATGAAAGTTACAGTTGATGAAAAGGAGAAGCAGATAAGAGTTGAGAGACCAACGGAAAGAGCCTTTCACAAGGCTCTTCATGGAACAACGGCGGCTCTCATAAGGAACATGGTTAAGGGAGTTACCGAAGGGTTTACTGTTGTCCTTGAGGTTCAGGGACTCGGATACAGGGCTGCCGTTAAGGGTAACGCTCTTGAGCTTAGCTTGGGTAAGTCTCATCCGGACATATACCCAATTCCTAAGGGTATAAGTATTGAGGTAAAGGGGAACGAGATTCACGTGAGTGGCGTAGATAAACAGATGGTTGGTCAGGTTGCAGCGGAAATAAGAGCCTTTAGGAAGCCAGACCCCTACAAGGGTAAGGGTATAAGGTACAAGGGTGAAGCCCTCAAACTCAAGCCTGGAAAGGCGGCTGGTAAGAAGTGA
- the rpsE gene encoding 30S ribosomal protein S5: MGGKDIDAMIDERRKRYGVADMIEELQLEERLLYANRTARVTKGGRRFSFSTLVIVGDKRGFVGFGHGKAKEVPLAIAKAIEQAKKKIIRVPIIEGTVPHDVVGHFGPTKIIVMPARRGTGVVAGGAAKPIFELAGYTDVLTKIIGSTTPDNVVRAVFDALLQLKTPEQVAEERGLPLEEVQKRFNVYTNPKLRVKLYYPWRGVHG; the protein is encoded by the coding sequence ATGGGTGGTAAAGACATTGACGCTATGATTGATGAAAGAAGGAAGAGATACGGCGTTGCCGACATGATAGAGGAGCTTCAGCTGGAGGAGAGGCTCCTGTATGCCAATAGGACGGCAAGGGTTACAAAGGGTGGCAGGAGGTTTTCCTTCAGCACCTTGGTTATAGTGGGTGACAAGAGGGGCTTTGTGGGTTTTGGTCACGGTAAAGCAAAGGAGGTCCCCCTTGCTATCGCAAAGGCTATAGAGCAGGCAAAGAAGAAGATAATAAGGGTACCTATAATTGAGGGAACGGTCCCCCACGATGTGGTAGGCCACTTTGGACCCACAAAGATAATTGTCATGCCTGCAAGGAGAGGAACGGGTGTTGTTGCAGGTGGTGCTGCTAAGCCTATATTTGAGCTTGCTGGTTACACGGACGTTCTCACCAAGATAATAGGGAGTACGACCCCTGACAACGTTGTGAGGGCTGTCTTTGATGCTCTGCTTCAATTAAAGACCCCAGAACAGGTGGCTGAGGAGAGGGGCTTACCCTTGGAGGAAGTTCAGAAAAGATTCAACGTCTACACAAACCCCAAGCTCAGGGTAAAGCTCTACTATCCCTGGAGGGGCGTCCATGGCTAA
- a CDS encoding type Z 30S ribosomal protein S14, whose product MPRKAKVAKDLKYYPKWKVRKKNRCPICGRPRGFIRYFNMCRLCFRERALRGELPGVRKSSW is encoded by the coding sequence ATGCCTAGAAAAGCTAAAGTGGCAAAGGACCTTAAGTACTACCCAAAGTGGAAGGTGAGGAAGAAGAATAGATGTCCGATATGTGGAAGACCGAGAGGTTTTATAAGGTACTTCAATATGTGTAGGCTCTGCTTTAGAGAGAGGGCTTTGAGGGGTGAACTCCCTGGTGTAAGGAAATCAAGTTGGTAA
- the rplR gene encoding 50S ribosomal protein L18: MAKLSRREKRARRHRRIRKKVFGTPERPRLAVYRSLHHFYAQLIDDTTGNTLVFASTLDPEYEKLAGKRGGKSIEAAQRVAEVLVKKALEKGIKKVVFDRGGFIYHGKIKAFADKCRELGLDF, translated from the coding sequence ATGGCTAAGCTAAGCAGGAGAGAGAAAAGAGCGAGGAGACACAGGAGAATTAGAAAAAAGGTGTTCGGTACACCGGAAAGACCTAGGCTCGCCGTTTACAGGAGTCTTCATCACTTCTATGCCCAGCTTATAGACGATACCACAGGAAATACGCTTGTTTTTGCTTCAACCCTTGACCCCGAGTATGAAAAATTGGCTGGGAAAAGGGGCGGTAAATCTATAGAGGCTGCCCAGAGGGTAGCAGAGGTTTTGGTGAAGAAAGCCCTGGAGAAGGGAATAAAGAAGGTTGTCTTTGACAGGGGTGGTTTCATATACCATGGGAAGATAAAGGCTTTTGCTGATAAGTGTAGAGAATTAGGTCTTGACTTTTAA
- the rplO gene encoding 50S ribosomal protein L15 — protein sequence MKLHELQPHPGATKEKKRVGRGIAAGQGKTAGKGHKGQKTRSGDRTVPAYFEGGQTPLHQRIPKRGFTSPNRKEYIPVNVGTLEKLFEDGAEITPEALSQRGICSKGDLVKVLGDGELKKKFTVKAHAFSKSAKEKIEKAGGTCEVIGK from the coding sequence ATGAAACTGCATGAGTTACAGCCACATCCAGGAGCTACGAAGGAGAAGAAAAGGGTTGGTAGGGGTATAGCCGCTGGACAAGGCAAAACAGCAGGAAAGGGTCATAAAGGACAGAAGACCCGTTCGGGAGATAGGACTGTACCTGCCTATTTTGAGGGTGGACAGACACCACTACATCAGAGGATACCCAAGAGAGGCTTTACAAGCCCTAACAGAAAGGAGTACATACCTGTAAACGTAGGCACCCTTGAGAAGCTTTTTGAAGATGGAGCTGAAATTACACCTGAGGCTTTGTCTCAAAGGGGTATCTGCTCTAAAGGTGACCTCGTAAAGGTTCTCGGCGACGGAGAGCTCAAGAAGAAGTTCACCGTTAAAGCGCACGCCTTCTCCAAGAGTGCAAAGGAAAAGATAGAGAAGGCAGGAGGAACCTGCGAGGTAATTGGGAAGTGA
- the rplN gene encoding 50S ribosomal protein L14 produces MIQRQSYMSVADNSGAKRVQVIGIPYAPRKYATLGDVITVTVKDALPDGNAKKGKIYRAVVVRVAKEVRRPDGSYIKFDDNACILLNQYGEPLGTRVLGPIAREVRNRGFTKIASLAPEVV; encoded by the coding sequence ATGATACAGAGACAGAGTTATATGAGCGTTGCTGATAACTCAGGCGCAAAGAGGGTACAGGTTATAGGGATACCCTATGCACCGAGAAAGTATGCTACCCTTGGAGATGTTATAACCGTGACTGTTAAGGACGCTCTGCCTGATGGGAACGCAAAGAAGGGGAAGATATACAGGGCTGTGGTCGTTAGGGTTGCAAAGGAGGTAAGGAGACCTGATGGAAGCTACATAAAGTTTGACGACAACGCCTGTATACTCCTGAACCAGTACGGGGAACCCCTTGGAACGAGGGTGTTAGGACCTATAGCGAGAGAGGTAAGAAACAGGGGCTTTACAAAGATAGCTTCCCTGGCACCGGAGGTGGTTTGA
- the rplE gene encoding 50S ribosomal protein L5, with protein MAVATKYVPRLYQKYRDEVVPRLIQRFEYKNPMEVPRLVKIVVNMGVGEAVQDIKNLERAMEDLRLITGQQPSIRRAKKSEAGFKLRKGMPVGAKVTLRKERMWDFLDKTISVALPRVKDFKGLNPRSFDGRGNYSFGIAEQIVYPEIDYDKVDRIRGMDISIHTTAETDEEALWLLSLLGLPIRAS; from the coding sequence ATGGCTGTAGCTACTAAGTATGTGCCCAGGTTGTATCAGAAGTACAGGGACGAGGTTGTCCCCCGTCTTATACAGAGGTTTGAGTATAAGAACCCTATGGAGGTCCCAAGGCTCGTCAAGATAGTCGTGAACATGGGCGTAGGGGAAGCTGTTCAGGATATAAAGAACCTTGAGAGAGCCATGGAAGACCTCAGGCTAATTACAGGACAACAGCCCTCTATAAGAAGGGCTAAGAAATCTGAAGCTGGCTTCAAGCTCAGGAAAGGCATGCCTGTGGGTGCTAAGGTTACCCTTAGGAAAGAGAGGATGTGGGACTTCCTTGATAAGACCATTTCTGTTGCACTGCCAAGGGTTAAAGATTTCAAGGGGTTGAATCCACGTTCCTTTGATGGAAGGGGTAACTACTCCTTTGGCATAGCTGAACAGATAGTTTATCCGGAGATAGACTACGATAAGGTTGACAGGATTAGGGGTATGGATATAAGCATTCACACGACCGCCGAGACCGACGAGGAGGCGCTGTGGCTTCTGTCCCTCTTAGGTTTACCAATAAGAGCATCTTAA
- the rpsH gene encoding 30S ribosomal protein S8 → MDPIADMFSAVKNAIMRKKDYVDVPSSKTKERILDLLKREGFIKDWEKVEGGKYDKGTQYTLRIHLKYLDPKKERNAITNLVKISTPGKRVYSPAKRIPYVKRGLGVAIVSTDAGILTDHEARSAKKGGEVIAIVW, encoded by the coding sequence ATGGACCCTATAGCGGATATGTTCTCTGCAGTTAAGAATGCGATAATGAGGAAGAAAGACTACGTTGACGTACCCTCTTCAAAGACTAAAGAGAGAATACTGGACCTCCTTAAGAGGGAAGGTTTTATAAAGGACTGGGAAAAAGTTGAAGGCGGCAAATACGACAAGGGAACCCAGTACACCCTCAGGATTCACCTTAAATACCTTGACCCTAAAAAAGAGAGAAACGCTATTACCAACCTGGTGAAGATTTCTACCCCAGGGAAAAGAGTTTACTCCCCTGCTAAGAGGATTCCTTACGTGAAAAGAGGACTCGGTGTAGCTATAGTTTCCACCGATGCGGGCATACTTACAGACCACGAGGCAAGGAGCGCTAAAAAAGGTGGCGAGGTGATAGCCATAGTCTGGTAG
- a CDS encoding sensor domain-containing diguanylate cyclase has product MTLRKKVFLFTVTAFTLTTALVTYHQFELYRELLKKEKESFCEKSTFEFNKLVEFHKRVANSVSSYIARDSDVRKLFESGDKEGLYLKLKPLYEEVSRENLIREISFFKLPAVNFLNMRNPRESGRDVTGIRRDVVESGKNCITTKSIIICTNYVGIRAVNPITKDGKAIGLVSVGIDMEDFLRYYSSITGTGCGLAIKDEALKRSLLKESYMAYTSKTVRKEEYLVSLQGGTKDLVGALEFSGKSLKVKVEDKPFFLCNVPIEDFSEREIGYFFTYKDVSSLSANLALDSLKSLLGSYIPLLVAIFIGSVLSLGRVSAKVEKLYALTELIKKRKFHELPKTPSLGRDEFGAIESAILDMAKEIEKYINVLSKEIEVYTGKAYMDNITGVFNRRAFDEFGKEVIDRFLALGKPVSVLMIDIDDFKKINDNYGHQVGDRVLAELGRLIKETLRDSDMVFRYGGEEFLAILPSTPLSGSLRAAENIRKRIELHRFSAGEETIRLTVSIGAAQGQGEDKDAEDVILRADKALYIAKKTGKNRVAREI; this is encoded by the coding sequence ATGACGCTGCGTAAAAAGGTCTTCCTCTTTACTGTAACTGCCTTTACCCTTACCACTGCTTTGGTCACTTACCACCAGTTTGAGTTGTACAGAGAGCTTCTCAAAAAGGAGAAGGAGTCTTTCTGTGAAAAGAGCACCTTTGAGTTCAACAAGCTCGTTGAGTTCCATAAAAGGGTTGCCAACTCAGTATCCTCGTACATAGCAAGGGACAGTGATGTAAGGAAGCTCTTTGAGTCGGGTGATAAAGAAGGCTTATACCTGAAGCTGAAACCCCTTTACGAGGAGGTAAGCAGGGAGAACCTTATAAGGGAGATAAGCTTTTTCAAGCTGCCTGCAGTTAACTTCCTCAACATGAGGAACCCAAGAGAATCTGGGAGGGACGTCACAGGAATAAGAAGAGATGTGGTTGAGTCGGGGAAGAACTGCATCACCACAAAATCAATAATCATATGCACGAACTATGTGGGCATAAGGGCTGTAAACCCAATAACTAAGGATGGAAAAGCTATAGGCTTGGTGTCGGTAGGTATAGACATGGAGGATTTTTTAAGGTACTACAGCTCAATAACCGGAACAGGATGCGGACTTGCCATCAAGGATGAAGCACTAAAGCGTTCCCTCTTAAAGGAGAGCTACATGGCGTACACCTCCAAAACGGTCAGAAAAGAGGAATACCTTGTGAGCCTGCAGGGAGGAACTAAGGACCTCGTCGGTGCTCTTGAGTTCTCCGGTAAGTCTCTTAAGGTTAAGGTTGAGGACAAACCCTTCTTCCTTTGTAACGTGCCCATAGAGGATTTCTCAGAGAGGGAGATAGGTTACTTTTTCACATACAAGGACGTAAGTTCCCTCTCGGCAAACCTGGCTCTAGACAGTTTAAAGAGCCTGCTTGGAAGCTACATTCCCCTGCTGGTGGCTATATTCATAGGCTCTGTCCTTTCCCTGGGCAGGGTGTCCGCAAAGGTGGAGAAACTCTATGCCCTCACTGAGCTAATAAAGAAGAGAAAGTTTCACGAGCTTCCCAAAACCCCTTCCCTTGGAAGGGATGAGTTTGGTGCGATAGAGTCCGCAATCCTTGATATGGCAAAGGAGATTGAGAAGTACATAAACGTCCTTTCCAAAGAGATAGAGGTCTATACAGGTAAGGCTTACATGGACAACATAACGGGCGTTTTCAACAGGAGAGCTTTTGATGAATTTGGTAAAGAGGTCATAGATAGGTTCTTAGCTTTAGGAAAGCCTGTATCGGTGCTTATGATAGACATAGACGACTTCAAGAAAATAAACGATAACTACGGACATCAGGTGGGGGACAGGGTGCTGGCAGAGCTTGGAAGGCTCATAAAGGAAACCTTAAGGGACTCGGACATGGTGTTCAGATACGGTGGTGAAGAGTTCTTAGCCATACTGCCCTCTACACCCTTAAGTGGTTCCCTGAGGGCTGCCGAGAATATAAGGAAGAGAATAGAGTTGCACAGGTTCTCGGCGGGCGAGGAAACGATCAGGTTAACGGTTAGCATAGGAGCGGCTCAGGGGCAGGGAGAAGACAAAGATGCTGAGGATGTGATCCTCCGGGCGGACAAAGCCCTATACATAGCCAAGAAGACAGGAAAGAACAGGGTGGCGAGAGAAATATAA
- a CDS encoding adenylate kinase produces the protein MNLVFLGPPGAGKGTQAKRLAQELGLKHISTGDILREAVKNETPLGKKAKEYMDRGELVPDELIIALIEEVMPPGGGVIFDGFPRTIAQAEALDNMLKRKGLNLDKVILFDVDDEVVVDRLSGRRVCPSCGAVYHLKFNPPKNDEVCDRCSVKLIQREDDREEVVRNRLEVYRKQTAPLIEYYERKGILIRLDASKEIEEVYQELKKVVAT, from the coding sequence ATGAATCTTGTCTTTCTGGGTCCCCCCGGTGCAGGAAAAGGAACTCAAGCAAAGAGGCTCGCCCAGGAGCTTGGACTTAAACACATATCAACGGGGGATATCCTCAGAGAAGCTGTAAAGAATGAAACCCCCTTGGGCAAGAAAGCAAAGGAGTACATGGATAGGGGGGAGCTTGTTCCTGATGAGTTGATAATAGCGTTAATAGAGGAGGTTATGCCTCCGGGAGGAGGCGTCATATTTGATGGGTTTCCGAGAACCATAGCCCAAGCCGAAGCTCTTGACAACATGCTTAAGAGAAAGGGATTGAATCTTGACAAGGTCATACTGTTTGATGTGGATGACGAAGTTGTGGTTGACAGACTCTCAGGAAGAAGGGTGTGTCCAAGCTGCGGTGCAGTGTATCACTTAAAGTTCAATCCTCCGAAAAACGATGAGGTGTGTGACAGGTGCTCGGTTAAGCTTATCCAAAGAGAAGATGACAGGGAAGAGGTTGTTAGAAACCGCCTGGAGGTTTACCGGAAGCAGACCGCACCCCTCATTGAATATTACGAGCGCAAGGGTATATTAATAAGACTGGACGCTTCCAAGGAAATTGAGGAGGTCTATCAAGAACTTAAGAAGGTGGTGGCTACATGA